The Arthrobacter russicus genome has a segment encoding these proteins:
- a CDS encoding fatty acid desaturase family protein — translation MTLAPTENRPRPATNRQTADFIELAEKVRATGLMERDVGWYIWRMIRIGLGFAAVGVMFVLLGQSWWQLLTAVAFSVMCGMAGFLAHDAAHRQIFASSKANEWTGRIVGNLFVGLSYGWWMNKHGKHHANPNKIGSDLDIAAGVVVFDPDSALERRGLARWFAAHQGWFFFPLLTLVTLDLHINATKRVLNRKEIVPKRGWEAALLAVRLIGVPVAVFAVAGWGIGAALLAVHIATFGLYFGGAFAPNHKGMPLVPKDLKIDFLRRQVLMSRNISGGKLVDIGMGGLNYQIEHHLFPTMSSRNLGKVQPMVREFCAEKGITYTETTLPESYGIVVRYLNRVGLGQRDPFDCPLTAQFRTR, via the coding sequence GTGACCCTGGCACCGACCGAGAACCGCCCCCGCCCCGCCACCAACCGGCAGACGGCGGACTTCATCGAGCTCGCCGAAAAGGTCCGGGCCACCGGACTGATGGAGCGCGACGTCGGCTGGTACATCTGGCGGATGATCCGGATCGGGCTGGGCTTTGCCGCGGTCGGCGTGATGTTCGTGCTGCTCGGGCAATCTTGGTGGCAACTGCTCACCGCAGTCGCCTTCAGCGTGATGTGCGGAATGGCCGGGTTCCTGGCCCACGATGCGGCGCACCGGCAGATTTTCGCCAGCTCCAAGGCCAATGAATGGACCGGCCGGATCGTCGGCAATCTGTTCGTGGGCCTGAGTTATGGCTGGTGGATGAACAAGCATGGCAAGCACCACGCGAATCCCAATAAAATCGGCTCCGACCTGGATATCGCCGCCGGCGTCGTGGTCTTCGACCCGGACAGTGCCCTGGAACGCCGCGGCCTGGCCCGATGGTTCGCCGCGCACCAAGGGTGGTTCTTTTTCCCGCTGTTGACCCTGGTCACCCTGGACCTGCACATCAATGCGACCAAGCGGGTGCTCAACCGCAAGGAGATCGTGCCGAAACGCGGTTGGGAGGCCGCACTGCTGGCGGTACGACTGATCGGAGTCCCAGTGGCCGTCTTCGCAGTGGCCGGCTGGGGCATCGGTGCTGCGCTGCTGGCCGTGCACATCGCGACGTTCGGACTCTACTTCGGCGGTGCTTTCGCACCGAACCACAAGGGCATGCCGTTGGTCCCCAAAGACCTGAAAATCGACTTCCTGCGCCGCCAGGTGCTGATGAGCCGCAACATCTCCGGCGGCAAACTCGTGGACATTGGAATGGGCGGCTTGAACTATCAGATCGAACACCACTTGTTCCCCACGATGTCTTCGCGGAACCTGGGCAAGGTCCAGCCGATGGTACGTGAATTCTGCGCCGAAAAAGGCATCACCTACACCGAGACCACATTGCCCGAGTCGTATGGGATCGTGGTCCGCTACCTGAACCGGGTGGGTCTGGGCCAGCGGGATCCCTTCGATTGCCCGCTCACCGCGCAGTTCCGCACCCGTTAG
- a CDS encoding NAD(P)-binding domain-containing protein, with translation MAKYDVGILGAGRMGAAFVRHFAAQGLDVAVWNRSPDKAEALVSSKVTALSAADELLDQADLVINLVSGYENLEKILRGRQSQSPIDLLNLSTGTPGEALAMLSALPEGSRYLDGANLNFPQDIGSERGFIGFAGSAQLWHEHRELFTSLSGDTAYLSDDASSANVLDAGYVGIFEIPSIVAFLESADYLAGNGISDDVVQKLIDVQARNLGGVLREVFAERSTGVSPGSAALGTYGLAAQLYRETVGKAGHFPKQLEAARTALDGAIAAGLGESSIAALVGRADSVRNC, from the coding sequence ATGGCGAAATACGACGTCGGGATATTGGGAGCGGGTCGGATGGGTGCAGCGTTCGTCCGGCACTTCGCCGCGCAAGGGCTAGACGTGGCGGTATGGAACCGGAGCCCCGACAAGGCCGAGGCGCTCGTTTCGTCGAAGGTGACCGCGTTGTCGGCGGCCGATGAATTGCTGGACCAGGCTGATCTGGTGATCAACCTGGTCTCCGGTTATGAAAATCTGGAAAAGATCCTGCGCGGACGGCAAAGCCAATCCCCGATCGACCTGCTGAATTTGTCGACGGGAACTCCGGGCGAAGCACTTGCCATGCTTTCGGCTTTGCCGGAAGGCTCCCGTTATTTGGACGGCGCCAACCTGAATTTCCCGCAGGACATCGGCAGCGAGCGCGGTTTCATCGGGTTCGCCGGTTCGGCGCAGCTTTGGCACGAGCATCGGGAACTCTTCACCTCGTTGAGCGGCGATACGGCTTATTTGTCGGACGATGCGTCGTCGGCCAACGTCCTGGACGCCGGTTATGTCGGGATCTTCGAGATTCCTAGCATCGTCGCCTTCCTCGAATCGGCAGACTACTTGGCCGGCAACGGCATCTCCGATGACGTGGTGCAAAAGTTGATCGACGTCCAGGCCCGGAACCTGGGCGGGGTCCTGCGAGAGGTCTTCGCCGAACGCAGTACAGGTGTTTCGCCAGGCTCCGCGGCGCTCGGCACGTATGGACTCGCTGCGCAGCTGTATCGGGAGACGGTCGGCAAGGCGGGGCATTTCCCGAAACAACTGGAAGCTGCCCGGACCGCCCTGGACGGAGCGATCGCGGCTGGGCTGGGCGAGTCGAGCATCGCGGCGCTAGTCGGCCGAGCGGACTCTGTGCGGAACTGCTGA
- the asd gene encoding aspartate-semialdehyde dehydrogenase, which yields MSQHVGYVGWRGMVGSVLMQRMQQEGDFSRIEPTFFSTSNHGGAAPSFAEGDAGILQDAYDLEALEALPIIVTAQGGEYTSAVHPQLRARGWDGLWIDAASTLRMNDDSIIVLDPVNRAVIDAGLASGVKDFIGGNCTVSCMLMGLGGLFRNGLVEWATSMTYQAASGGGAKHMRELLSQFGAIHGAVAADLADPASAILAIDRGVLAAQQNVDASQFGVTLAGSLIPWIDADLGNGQSKEEWKNGAETNKILGRSGTDRIIMDGLCVRIGAMRTHSQALTIKLREDLSVPEIERILDADNKWATVVPNTKDASMKALTPVATSGTLEIPVGRIRTLEMGPGYISAFTVGDQLLWGAAEPLRRMVNIAIGAL from the coding sequence ATGAGTCAACATGTTGGCTACGTCGGGTGGCGTGGCATGGTGGGTTCGGTCCTGATGCAGCGGATGCAGCAGGAAGGCGATTTCAGCCGGATCGAACCGACTTTCTTTTCGACCTCGAACCACGGCGGTGCCGCGCCTTCTTTCGCGGAAGGCGACGCCGGAATCCTCCAAGACGCCTACGACCTCGAGGCGCTCGAAGCCCTGCCGATCATCGTCACCGCCCAAGGCGGCGAATACACCTCGGCGGTGCACCCGCAGCTGCGGGCCCGCGGCTGGGACGGACTATGGATCGATGCCGCTTCCACGCTCCGGATGAACGATGATTCGATCATCGTGCTCGACCCGGTCAACCGGGCGGTCATCGATGCCGGCCTGGCCTCCGGCGTCAAAGACTTCATAGGCGGCAACTGCACGGTCTCCTGCATGCTGATGGGCCTGGGCGGCCTGTTCCGCAACGGCCTCGTCGAGTGGGCCACTTCGATGACGTACCAGGCCGCCTCCGGTGGCGGGGCCAAGCACATGCGTGAGCTGCTCAGCCAATTCGGTGCGATCCACGGTGCGGTCGCTGCCGACCTGGCCGATCCGGCGTCGGCGATCTTGGCCATCGACCGAGGCGTCCTGGCCGCGCAGCAAAACGTCGATGCCAGCCAGTTCGGCGTGACCTTGGCCGGTTCGCTGATTCCTTGGATCGATGCCGATCTGGGCAACGGCCAGTCGAAAGAAGAGTGGAAGAACGGCGCGGAGACCAATAAGATCCTGGGCCGCAGCGGAACCGACCGGATCATCATGGACGGCCTCTGTGTCCGGATCGGCGCCATGCGGACGCATTCCCAGGCGCTGACCATCAAATTGCGCGAAGACCTTTCAGTCCCGGAGATCGAACGGATCCTCGACGCGGACAATAAGTGGGCCACCGTGGTGCCCAATACCAAAGACGCCTCGATGAAAGCGCTCACCCCGGTAGCCACTTCCGGCACGCTGGAAATTCCGGTGGGCCGGATCCGCACGCTGGAAATGGGCCCCGGTTACATCAGCGCGTTCACCGTCGGCGACCAGTTGCTCTGGGGTGCCGCGGAACCACTGCGCCGGATGGTCAATATCGCAATCGGTGCACTCTGA
- a CDS encoding dihydrofolate reductase produces the protein MTIGVIWAQTPSGVIGAAGTMPWHVPEDMAYFRAVTSGHPVIMGRRTWLSFPAKFRPLPGRTNIVLTSDPGWGGTEEAAGATAVASLAQALAVAKSAPGAEEIWIIGGGNVYTQAMELADTAAITLIDSAVAGDTFAPELDASWTLEGMDPASGWHESSRGERYRFTKWRR, from the coding sequence ATGACCATCGGCGTCATTTGGGCCCAGACTCCGAGCGGCGTGATCGGTGCAGCCGGCACCATGCCGTGGCACGTCCCCGAGGACATGGCATATTTTCGCGCCGTGACCTCGGGCCACCCGGTCATCATGGGCCGCCGCACCTGGCTGTCGTTTCCCGCGAAGTTTCGTCCGCTGCCGGGCCGGACCAACATCGTGTTGACCTCGGACCCCGGGTGGGGCGGCACCGAGGAAGCCGCCGGTGCCACTGCAGTGGCCTCCCTGGCCCAGGCGCTTGCGGTCGCGAAGTCAGCTCCCGGGGCCGAGGAAATCTGGATCATCGGCGGCGGAAACGTCTACACCCAGGCTATGGAATTGGCCGACACCGCCGCGATCACGCTGATAGATTCCGCGGTGGCCGGTGACACTTTCGCACCGGAACTGGACGCCAGCTGGACGCTGGAAGGAATGGACCCGGCGTCCGGTTGGCATGAGTCTTCCCGGGGCGAGCGATACCGCTTCACCAAATGGCGCCGCTGA
- a CDS encoding thymidylate synthase: MTIQTPYEDLLRDVLANGTAKSDRTGTGTRSVFGRQIRFDLAESFPLITTKRVHFKSVAMELLWFLRGDSNVRWLQENGVKIWNEWADDDGELGPVYGVQWRSWPTPDGEHIDQIAAVVEGLKANPDSRRHIVSAWNVSELSKMALPPCHAFFQFYVADGKLSCQLYQRSADMFLGVPFNIASYALLTLMVAQQVGLAPGEFIWTGGDTHIYDDHLDQVNEQLGREPYAYPKLRITRKPESIFDYAFEDFELLDYQHHPTIKAPIAV, encoded by the coding sequence ATGACGATTCAGACTCCGTACGAGGACCTGCTGCGCGATGTGCTGGCCAATGGCACCGCGAAATCGGACCGCACCGGCACTGGCACCCGCAGCGTGTTCGGGCGGCAGATCCGCTTCGACCTGGCGGAATCGTTCCCCCTGATCACCACCAAACGGGTGCACTTCAAATCCGTCGCGATGGAGTTGCTCTGGTTCCTCCGCGGCGATTCCAATGTCCGTTGGCTGCAGGAGAACGGCGTCAAAATTTGGAACGAATGGGCCGACGACGACGGCGAGCTCGGCCCGGTGTACGGCGTCCAGTGGCGTTCCTGGCCCACTCCGGACGGCGAGCACATCGACCAGATCGCAGCCGTGGTCGAGGGCCTCAAGGCCAACCCCGATTCCCGCCGGCACATCGTCTCGGCCTGGAACGTCTCGGAACTGTCCAAGATGGCACTGCCGCCGTGCCACGCCTTCTTCCAGTTCTATGTGGCGGACGGCAAGCTCTCCTGCCAGCTGTACCAGCGCAGCGCCGACATGTTCCTGGGCGTTCCGTTCAACATCGCCTCCTATGCGCTCTTGACCCTGATGGTCGCGCAGCAGGTCGGTCTGGCGCCCGGCGAATTCATCTGGACCGGCGGCGATACGCACATCTACGACGACCATCTGGATCAGGTCAACGAGCAGCTGGGCCGCGAGCCTTATGCCTACCCGAAGCTGCGGATCACCCGGAAACCCGAGTCGATTTTCGACTACGCCTTCGAAGACTTCGAGCTGCTCGATTACCAGCACCACCCGACGATCAAAGCGCCGATCGCGGTATGA
- a CDS encoding DUF1648 domain-containing protein yields MPETSIRLARPDWLLYAVAFLILAASAGYGALRYPNLPERFPIHWNAAGFADGYAGKSIGTAFFGVFIGLGVLLLFLVIAWLLGRAAQRQGIRPIPHLAATQRFLGVLSIVLALVFWLVNQQVWAVSEKTTNPLLLVLLIAVGLAIAAIFANRRYRAELGKLPPRDPAEPAPDPREDERFWAAGFVYHNPDDRSVIVPKRSGLGYTVNWGRPGGKALLLGVLAIPVVAVGIALWAAMPR; encoded by the coding sequence ATGCCTGAGACCTCGATCCGCCTGGCCCGGCCAGATTGGCTGCTGTACGCCGTCGCCTTCCTGATCCTGGCGGCATCGGCGGGCTACGGTGCGCTGCGCTATCCGAACCTGCCAGAACGGTTCCCGATCCATTGGAACGCCGCAGGGTTCGCCGACGGCTATGCCGGCAAAAGCATCGGGACGGCATTTTTCGGGGTCTTCATCGGGCTCGGAGTCCTGTTGCTCTTCCTGGTGATCGCGTGGCTCCTCGGCCGGGCGGCCCAGCGCCAAGGAATCCGGCCCATTCCCCATCTCGCGGCCACGCAGCGCTTCCTCGGTGTGCTCTCGATCGTGCTGGCCCTGGTTTTCTGGCTGGTCAATCAGCAGGTCTGGGCGGTTTCCGAAAAGACCACGAATCCGCTGCTCCTGGTGCTGCTGATCGCCGTGGGCCTGGCCATCGCGGCGATCTTCGCCAACCGCCGGTACCGGGCCGAGCTCGGAAAACTGCCACCCCGTGATCCGGCTGAGCCGGCACCCGATCCACGCGAGGACGAACGCTTCTGGGCCGCCGGATTCGTGTACCACAATCCGGATGACCGTTCGGTCATCGTGCCCAAGCGTTCCGGACTCGGTTACACCGTGAATTGGGGCCGTCCCGGCGGCAAGGCCCTGCTCCTCGGCGTACTCGCGATCCCGGTGGTCGCGGTCGGGATCGCGCTCTGGGCGGCCATGCCGCGCTGA
- a CDS encoding NUDIX hydrolase, with protein sequence MGNPVTPPAPEQVPAVLAAGAICWRIQQKQLWVLLIHRPRYNDWSWPKGKHDEGETLPETAVREVDEEIGVQATLGIPLPHTDYQVSAGLKRVYYWACEVAEQKPLPDGKEVDDVLWCTPDRARELLSNATDIEPLDALVRAHQEKALRTWSLLVLRHAKAKPRSSWSRAEGDRPLAATGQRQAAAVKRLLMAWWPSRVVSSPWARCVATISPYAKASNAKVKLVDALTEANHHRKPAKTGLALEALFDKRRDVVLCTHRPALPTVFGQLAKHMDSGLRRALPREDPYLSPGEVLVCQVVGEHIVSVERYKPFED encoded by the coding sequence ATGGGCAATCCGGTCACTCCCCCGGCCCCGGAGCAGGTTCCCGCAGTTTTGGCCGCCGGCGCGATCTGCTGGCGAATCCAGCAGAAACAACTCTGGGTTCTGCTGATCCACCGCCCGCGGTACAACGATTGGTCCTGGCCGAAGGGCAAACACGACGAAGGCGAAACCCTTCCGGAAACCGCGGTCCGCGAAGTCGACGAAGAAATCGGCGTCCAAGCGACATTGGGCATTCCGCTGCCGCACACCGATTACCAGGTGTCCGCCGGTTTGAAACGGGTCTATTACTGGGCTTGCGAGGTGGCCGAGCAAAAACCGTTGCCGGACGGCAAGGAAGTCGACGATGTGCTCTGGTGCACGCCGGACCGGGCCCGTGAACTGCTCAGCAATGCCACCGACATCGAACCGCTCGACGCGCTGGTGCGGGCGCATCAGGAGAAGGCGCTGCGCACCTGGTCGCTCTTGGTGCTGCGCCATGCCAAGGCGAAACCGCGTTCCTCCTGGAGCCGCGCGGAGGGCGACCGGCCGCTGGCCGCCACCGGGCAACGCCAGGCGGCTGCGGTGAAGCGGTTGCTGATGGCCTGGTGGCCCAGCCGGGTGGTGAGCAGCCCCTGGGCTCGGTGCGTGGCCACGATCTCACCGTACGCCAAAGCCAGCAACGCCAAGGTGAAGCTCGTGGACGCACTCACCGAAGCCAACCACCACCGCAAACCGGCCAAAACCGGACTCGCCCTGGAGGCCTTGTTCGACAAGCGCCGGGACGTGGTCCTGTGCACCCATCGACCGGCCCTGCCGACGGTTTTCGGCCAGTTGGCGAAACACATGGATTCCGGTCTGCGCAGAGCCCTGCCGCGCGAAGACCCGTATTTGAGCCCCGGCGAGGTCTTGGTCTGCCAAGTGGTCGGCGAACACATCGTCTCGGTGGAGCGGTACAAGCCCTTTGAAGACTGA
- a CDS encoding RNA degradosome polyphosphate kinase: protein MQAEPTGTAITLRTGSERFGSSEVPAARATQDRIDIPEFAPSLIPDGEISADRFLDRELSWLAFNARVLELAEDPDLQLLERINFLSIFASNLDEFFMVRVAGLKRRIATGLAVPSPAGLSPIEVLEQISEEAHRLQARHAHVFADQIRPALAYEHFHLVRWDELDDAAKTRLSNMFAEKVFPILTPLAVDPAHPFPYISGLSLNLAVVVRNPVSDKELFARVKVPDQLPRMVAVDGPRAGTVPGRVARFIPLEEVIAVHLDQLFPGMEVLEHHTFRVTRNEDLEVEEDDAENLLQALEKELLRRRFGPPVRLEVTTDINPNIRALLVRELDVEESEVYALPAPLDLRGLSVIANIDRPDLRYPKQVPHTSRYLNESETSKAANVFAAMRRRDILLHHPYDSFSTSVQAFLEQAAADPKVQAIKQTLYRTSGDSPIVDALVDAAEAGKQVLALVEIKARFDEQANISWARKLEQAGVHVVYGIVGLKTHCKLSLVVRQEQDGLRRYCHIGTGNYHPRTARYYEDLGLLTADEQVGEDLTRLFNQLSGYAPKSTFKRLLVAPRSVRSGLIDRIEREIVNARAGLAARVQIKVNSMVDEAIIDSLYRASQAGVRVDVIVRGICSLRPGVPGLSENITVRSVLGRFLEHSRVFTFANGGQPVVFIGSADMMHRNLDRRVEALVQLSNQEDISDMVALLNRYVDEGTSSWHLDNQGIWTRHHLDAEGAALTDVQSWLLASRARQRSASRR from the coding sequence ATGCAGGCCGAACCCACCGGAACAGCAATCACTTTACGGACCGGATCCGAGCGATTCGGCAGTTCCGAGGTGCCCGCTGCCCGCGCCACCCAGGACCGCATCGACATCCCGGAATTCGCCCCGAGTCTGATCCCGGACGGCGAAATCAGCGCGGACCGGTTCCTGGACCGCGAATTGAGCTGGCTGGCCTTCAACGCCAGGGTATTGGAGCTGGCTGAAGACCCGGACTTGCAGCTGCTCGAACGAATCAACTTCCTGTCCATCTTCGCCTCCAACCTGGACGAGTTCTTCATGGTCCGGGTGGCCGGGCTGAAGCGGCGCATCGCCACCGGTCTGGCGGTGCCCTCGCCGGCCGGGCTCAGCCCGATCGAAGTGCTGGAGCAGATCAGCGAGGAGGCGCACCGGTTGCAAGCCCGGCACGCACATGTCTTCGCGGACCAGATCCGGCCCGCCTTGGCCTATGAGCATTTCCACCTGGTGCGCTGGGATGAACTCGACGATGCCGCGAAAACCCGGTTGAGCAACATGTTCGCGGAAAAAGTCTTCCCGATCCTGACTCCGCTGGCCGTCGATCCGGCGCACCCGTTCCCCTATATTTCGGGCCTTTCACTCAATCTCGCCGTGGTGGTGCGCAATCCGGTCAGCGACAAAGAACTCTTCGCCCGGGTGAAGGTTCCGGACCAGCTGCCCCGGATGGTCGCCGTCGACGGTCCCCGGGCCGGCACCGTGCCCGGCCGGGTGGCCCGCTTCATTCCGCTCGAAGAAGTCATCGCAGTCCACCTGGACCAGTTGTTCCCGGGAATGGAGGTCTTGGAGCACCACACCTTCCGGGTGACCCGCAACGAAGACCTGGAAGTCGAAGAAGACGACGCCGAGAACCTGCTGCAGGCTCTGGAGAAGGAGTTACTGCGGCGCCGCTTCGGCCCGCCGGTGCGTCTGGAAGTCACCACCGATATCAATCCGAACATCAGGGCGCTGCTGGTGCGCGAGCTGGACGTCGAAGAGTCCGAGGTCTATGCCCTCCCGGCACCGCTGGACTTGCGCGGGCTGAGCGTGATCGCCAATATCGACCGGCCGGATCTGCGCTATCCGAAGCAGGTTCCGCACACCTCGCGGTATTTGAACGAATCGGAGACCTCGAAAGCGGCCAACGTCTTCGCCGCGATGCGCCGCAGGGACATTCTGCTGCACCACCCCTACGATTCCTTCTCCACCTCGGTGCAGGCGTTCCTGGAACAGGCTGCAGCGGACCCCAAAGTGCAGGCGATCAAGCAGACGCTTTACCGCACCAGCGGTGATTCGCCGATCGTCGATGCCCTGGTCGATGCCGCCGAAGCCGGCAAACAAGTGCTGGCCCTGGTCGAGATCAAGGCCCGGTTCGACGAGCAGGCGAACATCTCCTGGGCGCGCAAACTCGAACAGGCCGGCGTGCACGTGGTTTACGGCATCGTCGGACTGAAGACGCACTGCAAGCTTTCCCTGGTGGTCCGGCAGGAGCAGGACGGTTTGCGCCGCTACTGCCATATCGGCACGGGGAACTATCACCCGCGAACCGCCCGTTACTACGAGGATCTGGGCCTGCTCACCGCCGATGAACAGGTCGGCGAAGATTTGACCCGGTTGTTCAACCAGCTCTCCGGCTACGCGCCGAAGTCGACCTTCAAACGCCTCCTGGTGGCACCGCGGTCGGTGCGTTCCGGACTGATCGACCGGATCGAACGCGAAATCGTCAATGCCCGGGCAGGTCTGGCCGCCCGGGTCCAGATCAAGGTCAACTCGATGGTCGACGAAGCGATCATCGATTCGCTGTACCGGGCCTCGCAGGCCGGCGTCCGGGTCGACGTGATCGTCCGTGGCATCTGTTCATTGCGCCCCGGGGTACCCGGGCTGAGCGAGAACATCACGGTGCGCTCGGTACTGGGCCGGTTCCTGGAGCACTCCCGGGTTTTCACCTTCGCCAATGGCGGCCAGCCGGTGGTGTTCATCGGCTCGGCCGACATGATGCACCGCAACCTGGACCGCCGGGTCGAAGCCCTGGTGCAACTTTCGAACCAGGAAGACATCAGCGACATGGTCGCCCTGCTCAACCGTTACGTGGACGAGGGCACGTCGAGCTGGCATCTGGACAACCAAGGGATCTGGACCCGGCACCACCTGGATGCCGAAGGCGCCGCTTTGACCGATGTGCAGTCCTGGCTTTTGGCCAGCCGCGCCCGGCAACGATCGGCGTCCCGGCGGTAA
- the mshD gene encoding mycothiol synthase, with amino-acid sequence MTNGPAQSAQAIPPNRPAARISSADGLPEPGGFAEFRALADAAEETDGHPPFSEQTLVRLRQQPTADQVRPWLLLGFVPDEPQSVPVETPGPLAGVAVLLADADGVGATLELTVHPVFRNQGIGTALLEQLREERGFAGLRAWSHGNHAAAERLAGRFGFQPVRELLRLRLATSAGTDQAPVWPDGVRLRSFVPGQDEQAWLAVNAAAFAHHPEQGAMTLSDLQARMAEDWFDPDGFLLAVDDADQVLGFHWTKVHAGANGHADLGEVYVVGIAPQAQGTGLGKALTLAGIDYLHRRGLAAIMLYVDADNTAAVALYRKLGFSPWDADVMYGLPDAAAGATVE; translated from the coding sequence ATGACGAATGGGCCAGCCCAGAGTGCACAAGCCATCCCACCGAACCGTCCCGCCGCCAGGATCAGTTCTGCCGACGGCCTTCCGGAGCCCGGCGGGTTCGCGGAGTTCCGCGCGCTGGCCGACGCCGCCGAGGAAACCGACGGCCATCCGCCGTTTTCGGAACAGACCTTGGTCCGGCTGCGCCAGCAGCCGACCGCTGATCAGGTCCGACCGTGGCTGCTGCTCGGCTTCGTGCCGGACGAACCCCAGTCGGTGCCGGTCGAAACTCCGGGCCCGTTGGCCGGCGTCGCCGTGCTGCTCGCCGACGCCGACGGGGTTGGCGCAACCTTGGAACTCACCGTCCATCCGGTTTTCCGCAACCAGGGGATCGGAACCGCTCTGCTGGAACAGCTCCGTGAGGAGCGCGGATTCGCCGGCCTCCGGGCGTGGTCGCACGGCAACCACGCCGCGGCCGAGCGGCTCGCCGGACGCTTCGGCTTCCAACCGGTCCGCGAGCTGCTGCGTCTCCGCCTGGCCACCAGCGCCGGGACCGACCAGGCACCGGTCTGGCCGGACGGAGTACGGCTGCGGAGCTTCGTGCCGGGCCAGGACGAGCAGGCTTGGCTGGCGGTCAACGCCGCAGCCTTCGCCCACCACCCGGAACAAGGAGCCATGACGCTGAGCGATCTGCAGGCCCGGATGGCCGAGGATTGGTTCGATCCGGACGGCTTCCTGCTGGCCGTGGACGACGCGGACCAGGTCCTGGGCTTCCATTGGACCAAAGTCCACGCCGGGGCCAACGGCCACGCCGATCTGGGCGAGGTCTATGTCGTCGGCATCGCCCCCCAGGCCCAGGGAACAGGCCTGGGCAAAGCGCTGACCTTGGCCGGCATCGATTACCTGCACCGCCGTGGTTTGGCCGCGATCATGCTGTACGTCGACGCGGACAACACCGCAGCGGTGGCGTTGTACCGGAAATTGGGCTTCAGCCCATGGGACGCCGATGTCATGTACGGGCTTCCGGACGCCGCTGCCGGCGCAACAGTGGAGTAG
- a CDS encoding winged helix-turn-helix transcriptional regulator encodes MSHILILTNSTGSSVDILPALELLNHRVHILPAEPSALLDAEPADIILLDARKDLVGARSLTQLLRATGPGAPLLLVLTEGGMAAISATWAADDIVLESAGPAEVEARFRLAIARTHEETEDTGHEIRAAGVVIDETSYTARVNGAALNLTYKEFELLKYLAQHPGRVFTRAQLLHEVWGYDYYGGTRTVDVHVRRLRAKLGSDHENLISTVRNVGYRLTLQRIPEEELSEA; translated from the coding sequence ATGTCCCACATCCTGATACTGACCAATAGCACCGGTTCTTCGGTGGACATCCTGCCTGCGCTGGAATTGCTCAATCACCGCGTGCACATCCTTCCTGCCGAGCCTTCGGCTTTGCTTGATGCGGAGCCGGCGGACATCATTTTGCTGGATGCGCGCAAGGACCTGGTCGGCGCCCGCTCGCTGACCCAATTGCTCCGCGCCACCGGTCCGGGCGCACCGCTGCTGCTGGTTCTCACCGAAGGCGGAATGGCAGCGATTTCCGCGACCTGGGCCGCCGACGACATCGTTTTGGAATCCGCTGGACCCGCGGAAGTCGAAGCCCGGTTCCGGCTGGCCATCGCGCGGACCCACGAGGAGACCGAGGACACCGGGCATGAGATCCGGGCCGCCGGCGTGGTGATCGACGAGACCTCTTACACAGCAAGGGTGAACGGTGCAGCCTTGAATTTGACCTATAAGGAATTCGAGCTGTTGAAGTACTTGGCGCAACACCCCGGCCGGGTCTTCACCCGGGCCCAATTGCTGCACGAAGTGTGGGGCTACGACTATTACGGCGGCACCCGGACCGTCGATGTGCACGTGCGGCGGCTCCGGGCGAAACTGGGTTCGGACCACGAAAACCTGATCAGCACCGTGCGCAATGTCGGTTATCGGTTGACCCTGCAACGGATTCCGGAGGAAGAGTTGTCCGAGGCCTGA